A genomic segment from Thermostichus lividus PCC 6715 encodes:
- the hisA gene encoding 1-(5-phosphoribosyl)-5-[(5-phosphoribosylamino)methylideneamino]imidazole-4-carboxamide isomerase, with product MDVIPAIDLLGGQCVRLFQGDYNQVEVFETDPVRMAQHWQALGAPRLHVVDLDGAKTGEPTNYPIITAIVAALEIPVQVGGGVRSRQAVTDLLSLGVDRVILGTIALEDPHLVAEVAAEFPERIWVGLDARQGYVATRGWLDTSTILATDLAQQMAAVGVAGFIYTDIQRDGTLQGPNIDALRQLLAASDRPVIASGGVSSLTDILSLLALEPQGLTGAIVGKALYTGAVDLKEALRAVGQGRWQDVPPHLGTSTWA from the coding sequence ATGGATGTCATTCCCGCCATTGATCTGCTGGGAGGGCAGTGCGTTCGCCTCTTTCAGGGAGACTACAACCAAGTAGAGGTCTTTGAGACCGATCCAGTGCGCATGGCACAGCACTGGCAAGCCTTGGGTGCCCCTCGCCTGCACGTCGTGGATCTCGATGGTGCAAAAACCGGTGAACCCACCAACTACCCAATCATTACCGCCATCGTGGCAGCTCTAGAGATTCCGGTGCAAGTGGGGGGTGGGGTGCGATCGCGGCAAGCTGTTACAGACTTGCTCTCCCTTGGTGTGGATCGCGTCATTTTGGGCACCATTGCCCTTGAAGACCCCCATCTGGTGGCTGAGGTTGCCGCTGAATTTCCAGAGCGCATTTGGGTAGGCCTAGATGCTCGTCAAGGCTACGTAGCCACTCGCGGCTGGCTAGACACCTCCACCATTCTGGCAACAGATTTAGCGCAACAGATGGCTGCTGTGGGGGTGGCCGGCTTTATCTACACCGATATTCAGCGAGATGGCACCCTCCAAGGCCCAAACATCGATGCCCTGCGCCAGTTATTGGCCGCCAGCGATCGCCCGGTGATTGCCTCCGGTGGCGTTAGCTCCCTCACCGATATTTTGAGTTTGCTGGCGCTAGAACCGCAAGGCTTGACGGGAGCGATCGTCGGCAAAGCCCTCTATACAGGAGCCGTTGACCTCAAAGAGGCTCTCCGTGCCGTGGGTCAAGGTCGCTGGCAAGACGTACCACCCCATTTAGGAACCTCCACATGGGCTTAA
- a CDS encoding fluoride efflux transporter FluC yields the protein MPPLESVIAISIGAVPGALGRYYIALWSDRRFSTPIFGTLTVNLGGAFLMGVLSYSLTHLGMARWFSQGVTVGFLGALTTFSTFTLESAILWRERRTLQAWLYWLGSPLLGLGCVELGLALAQWLVPS from the coding sequence TTGCCATTAGCATCGGTGCTGTGCCGGGTGCCTTAGGCCGTTACTACATTGCTCTGTGGAGCGATCGCCGCTTTAGTACCCCAATTTTTGGCACCCTCACCGTGAATCTCGGCGGTGCATTTTTGATGGGAGTCTTGAGCTATAGTTTGACACACCTTGGCATGGCGCGATGGTTTAGCCAAGGGGTGACCGTTGGTTTTCTCGGTGCCCTGACAACGTTTTCTACCTTTACCCTTGAGTCGGCTATCCTCTGGCGAGAGCGCAGAACACTACAGGCATGGCTCTATTGGTTGGGCAGTCCGCTGCTGGGGTTGGGCTGCGTGGAATTGGGGCTTGCCCTTGCCCAGTGGTTAGTGCCCTCCTAG
- a CDS encoding DUF6464 family protein, with translation MASPTDLPAELHLIDPERSLGQVQLDWVPQPGCRVDHDGETYTVLERRHRYQFRGGRYHLHKVALYVQLCNNDAGDRHLVAGQWVIGDVSCRWNAQSPLLRCAVNPKGPCETCQEYHPRDCYD, from the coding sequence ATGGCCTCGCCGACCGATTTACCCGCAGAATTGCATTTAATTGACCCCGAGCGATCGCTGGGGCAGGTGCAGCTAGACTGGGTGCCACAGCCCGGCTGTCGTGTGGATCACGACGGCGAAACCTACACCGTTCTCGAACGCCGTCACCGCTACCAGTTTCGCGGCGGGCGGTACCACCTGCACAAAGTTGCCCTCTACGTACAGCTCTGTAACAATGACGCAGGCGATCGCCACCTTGTGGCGGGGCAGTGGGTGATTGGGGATGTCTCCTGCCGTTGGAATGCCCAGTCTCCCCTGCTGCGATGTGCAGTCAACCCCAAGGGGCCTTGTGAGACCTGCCAAGAGTATCACCCCCGCGACTGCTACGATTGA